A DNA window from Sphaeramia orbicularis chromosome 22, fSphaOr1.1, whole genome shotgun sequence contains the following coding sequences:
- the LOC115413728 gene encoding leucine-rich repeat-containing protein 9-like isoform X1 yields MIQSKKQKPQSDEEVVKKLCMVNGVSYEKIAHEGINISSLEIFFSGFPRMVGLSFFPRLCHLTIVGQNIKQIEGLECCPLLCELWVVECHLTKISGLENCLQLEKLYLYDNKITEINNLEMQINLQVLWLNNNCITEIQGLTSLQNLEELNLSENEIEKIGQSLDLNVSLQNINLSGNKIRSFKELTMLAHLPNLRELALQDHTSTPNPVCLLCNYATHVLYHMPGLQYLDTYEVSGTKVKEVAEATVMKKMMYYNMRVRTAHRDLAEIKLSLTEKKKILLQIPEESIRTINYTLKNLERDLSNVQVGRKKSTCTKDDGPPHRVEGLTDRDDQTTDLNLDPNMEQKILNKMDALRERLAVWTKRTDEIEALHEKEVAQVENSMDYTVQFLLMGLESVGNIRLEEGCSTDSWFTLCCDLLLSRFSHSDYKAHGITGIKTNRVIRIQNSALRLRFEEKLHALIMGDESGIVAQNYRRRLEYLFYVPDPEKNSEKEEILDVLEGGFKTAKQYEALGREGAIPLSNSLSVIDQPRVEYSLLKAGKGGHRQSIDRSPFRQGQVIISKVYVGNSMPIQEGEPVDRNRYPTVFSVYRNIGAKHRNPVNDERPHSAKAHSGLECSLRQRQWFMFDNELVLPEYVVFFEYIAEDQGKTTQSVCSTERDDTSSNDIILDKDVLNMEPVSKPQPRLLNLSDKILLQVAQANVLSQITILNLHGNRLNKLKDISRLMALRHLTISFNDFTRLDDIGHMLNLEFLDASYNRLETLEGLRGLGKLKQLDVRWNMLTKAREDSAVLREHTPVLLKLDSRHNPWKRPDSVRMTILGRLPTLTHLDDVLVTDEETVEADQLAAESQINQACVLAHSRTNSERPRSLSLLSTAQLLCLLTQETWSLSQELESDWAAKVTVLNLDSQRISKVTNLNNLVNLRWASFNDNDISEVEGLDSCQKLEELSFNNNSISTLSGLSKLHCLNKLSLDGNQLSSLDASVLEQLPNLSFLSVENNYISSLHGIQRVRSLLELYIGNNQISTSRDIYYLKGLSNLIILDLYGNPLVERLENYRIYVVFHLSSLKALDGVAVEGNECKDAKDMFEGRLTVDMVAEKLGLSNPTDLPYLNLQSCSIRRVDLTPAELFCNLRSVNLNHNNLTSFSGLIYLPNVKHLCLNYNQIESILPKRKTRAHLTNRQILHNKVRSSGYGQQGQSKGNRDPGPIGSLEPLMGSLEVLHLSHNGISNMANLQLSRLTNLKALFLQGNEITQVEGLEGLHQLRELVLDKNRIKTFAENSFIAQTVLLELHLTENRIRELNHLDPLIELRKLFLGTNKLQDIKELDKLKGLPSLTELSIVGNAVACNPLHRPAVVLHLSQLQVLDGVTITLEERTRAELRGADAPPCLQYHGAPLSTTEINLPGLLPLMPRNAPLRGLNVSGGLQHIMHGHDILQSNVDEAQPHYTYKHKKHKQSNATRSGQTEITLRQSRRTGNTLPTTGLLPEGNRVGMMYSNQEPDSRFPNGGKPPP; encoded by the exons atgatacagaGCAAGAAACAGAAGCCTCAGAGTGATGAGGAGGTGGTCAAAAAATTG TGTATGGTCAATGGCGTGTCCTATGAAAAAATTGCACACGAAGGGATCAACATTAGCTCCCTGGAGATCTTTTTCTCCGGTTTCCCCCGCATGGTTGGTCTTTCGTTCTTCCCCAGGCTCTGCCATCTTACTATAGTCGGCCAGAATATAAAACAGATTGAAGGACTTGAGTGTTGTCCTCTGCTCTGTGAACTCTGGGTAGTGGAATGCCATCTGACT AAAATATCTGGACTGGAAAATTGTCTTCAACTAGAGAAACTCTACCTGTATGACAATAAAATCACTGAAATAAACAATTTGGAAATGCAGATCAACCTGCAAGTCCTGTGGCTCAACAACAACTGCATAACTGAGATACAG GGCTTGACCAGTCTTCAAAACCTTGAAGAACTAAATCTTTCTGAAAATGAAATTGAAAAGATTG GGCAAAGCCTTGATCTTAATGTCAGTCTTCAGAATATTAATCTATCTGGAAACAAGATCAGATCCTTTAAG GAGCTGACCATGCTCGCCCACTTACCCAATCTGAGAGAGTTAGCACTGCAGGACCACACATCAACCCCAAATCCAGTTTGTCTGCTCTGCAACTATGCCACACATGTTCTTTATCACATGCCAGGTCTCCAGTACCTCGATACCTATGAGGTCTCGGGAACGAAAGTCAAGGAAGTAGCCGAG GCCACtgtaatgaagaaaatgatgtaCTACAACATGCGTGTGCGCACTGCTCATAGGGACCTTGCAGAAATCAAGTTAAGcttgacagagaagaagaaaatactGTTACAGATACCTGAAGAATCCATCAGAACAATCAACTATACCCTGAAAAAT CTTGAACGCGACCTCTCCAATGTGCAAGTTGGCCGTAAGAAGTCCACCTGCACAAAGGATGATGGACCACCTCATCGGGTGGAGGGTTTGACTGACAGAGATGACCAAACCACTGACCTCAATCTTGATCCTAATATGGAACAAAAAATACTCAACAAGATGGATGCTCTGAGGGAGAGACTGGCGGTGTGGACCAAGAGGACTGATGA GATTGAAGCCTTGCATGAAAAGGAAGTAGCTCAGGTCGAAAACAGTATGGATTATACTGTCCAGTTTCTCCTGATGGGGCTAGAAAGTGTTGGAAATATTCGTTTAGAAGAAGGCTGCTCCACAGACTCTTG GTTTACTCTCTGTTGCGACCTTCTTCTTTCCCGCTTCTCTCATTCGGACTACAAGGCTCATGGCATTACTGGTATTAAGACCAATAGAGTCATTCGTATTCAAAACAGTGCTTTGAGGCTTCGATTCGAGGAGAAGCTCCATGCACTGATCATGGGGGATGAATCTGGAATCGTTGCACA GAATTACAGACGACGGCTGGagtacttgttttatgttcctgACCCCGAAAAGAACTCTGAAAAGGAAGAAATTTTGGACGTTTTAGAGGGTGGCTTTAAAACAGCAAAACAGTATGAG GCCTTGGGAAGAGAGGGTGCTATTCCTTTGTCTAATAGCCTGAGTGTGATTGATCAGCCCAGAGTCGAGTATTCACTCCTCAAGGCCGGCAAAGGAGGCCACAGGCAAAGTATAGACAGATCACCCTTCAGACAAG GTCAAGTTATTATTTCCAAAGTGTACGTGGGAAACAGCATGCCTATCCAAGAGGGCGAACCTGTGGACAGGAACCGCTATCCCACTGTCTTTTCTGTGTATCGCAATATAGGCGCTAAACACAGAAATCCAGTGAATGATG AGAGACCTCACTCTGCCAAAGCACACAGTGGACTGGAGTGCAGTCTTCGACAAAGACAGTGGTTTATGTTTGACAATGAGCTCGTCTTGCCGGAGTACGTTGTGTTTTTTGAATACATTGCAGAG GACCAAGGGAAAACTACACAGTCAGTGTGTAGCACAGAAAGAGATGATACTTCTTCCAACGATATTATCTTGGACAAAGATGTCCTCAACATGGAACCTGTGTCGAAACCACAGCCCCGATTGTTGAACTTGAGTGATAAAATCTTGCTTCAGGTTGCTCAGGCCAATGTTCTAAGTCAGATAACA ATACTCAACCTCCatggaaacagactgaacaagCTAAAGGACATTTCTCGTCTAATGGCTCTGAGGCATCTTACCATCAGCTTCAATGACTTCACACGCCTGGATGACATTGGTCACATG CTTAACCTTGAGTTTTTAGATGCAAGCTATAACCGCTTAGAGACTCTAGAGGGGCTGAGAGGGTTGGGAAAGCTCAAACAGCTTGATGTGCGCTGGAACATGTTGACCAAGGCCAGAGAAGATTCGGCTGTTCTGAGAGAGCACACGCCTGTTCTATTAAAGCTTGACTCCCGTCATAATCCCTGGAAAAGG CCAGATTCAGTAAGAATGACCATACTGGGCCGTCTCCCAACCCTAACACACCTCGACGATGTGCTGGTAACAGATGAAGAGACTGTTGAAGCTGATCAACTGGCAGCAGAGTCACAAATTAACCAG GCATGTGTTTTAGCTCACTCGCGTACAAACAGTGAACGTCCCAGAAGTCTCAGTCTGCTGTCAACAGCCCAGCTCCTATGTCTCCTCACTCAGGAAACCTGGAGCCTCAGCCAAGAGCTGGAGTCAGACTGGGCTGCAAAG GTAACAGTCCTGAACCTTGATAGCCAGAGGATTTCTAAGGTGACCAATCTAAATAACCTGGTTAACCTGCGCTGGGCTTCCTTCAATGATAATGACATCTCTGAAGTCGAGGGTCTTGACAGTTGCCAGAAGCTGGAGGAACTTTCCTTCAACAATAACAGCATCAGCACACTTAGTG GCCTTTCTAAGCTGCATTGCCTCAATAAATTGAGTCTAGATGGAAATCAGCTGTCCTCTCTGGATGCTTCAGTCTTAGAGCAACTGCCCAACCTGTCCTTTCTGTCAGTGGAGAACAACTATATCAGTTCCCTTCATGGCATTCAGAGGGTCCGATCCCTCCTTGAACTCTACATCGGCAACAACCAGATTTCCACATCACGAGATATATATTATCTGAAA GGGTTATCAAACCTCATCATTCTGGATTTGTATGGGAATCCATTGGTTGAGCGACTGGAAAACTATCGGATATATGTGGTGTTTCATCTATCCTCCCTGAAAGCTCTGGATGGGGTTGCGGTG GAGGGAAATGAGTGTAAAGATGCAAAGGACATGTTTGAGGGAAGATTAACAGTGGACATGGTAGCTGAGAAGCTGGGTCTCTCTAACCCCACAGACTTACCGTACCTAAACCTGCAGTCCTGCTCAATCAG GAGGGTTGATCTGACTCCAGCTGAACTGTTCTGTAACCTACGCAGTGTCAACTTGAACCACAACAACCTCACCTCCTTCTCAGGCCTCATTTACCTGCCAAATGTTAAA CATCTGTGCTTGAACTACAATCAAATCGAGTCCATCCTGCCGAAACGGAAAACTCGAGCTCAtctgacaaacagacagatactgCACAATAAAGTCCGCTCCAGTGGCTATGGGCAGCAGGGCCAATCCAAAGGCAACAG GGATCCCGGGCCCATTGGGAGTCTGGAACCACTGATGGGGAGCCTGGAGGTGCTGCATTTGAGTCACAATGGCATCTCCAATATGGCCAATCTGCAGCTCAGCAGGCTAACAAATCTTAAGGCACTCTTCCTTCAAG GTAACGAAATCACCCAGGTAGAGGGCCTGGAGGGACTTCATCAGCTAAGGGAGCTTGTGTTAGACAAGAACCGGATCAAAACCTTTGCAGAGAACTCTTTCATAGCCCAGACTGTTCTGTTAGAACTGCACCTAACTGAGAATAGGATCAGGGAGCTCAACCACCTTGATCCTCTGATTGAGCTCCGCAAGCTCTTCCTTGGCACGAACAAGCTGCAG GACATCAAAGAGCTTGATAAACTAAAGGGACTCCCTTCACTGACTGAGCTTTCTATTGTTGGCAATGCT GTGGCTTGCAATCCTCTCCATAGACCAGCAGTGGTGCTCCATCTCTCTCAGTTAC
- the LOC115413728 gene encoding leucine-rich repeat-containing protein 9-like isoform X2 translates to MIQSKKQKPQSDEEVVKKLCMVNGVSYEKIAHEGINISSLEIFFSGFPRMVGLSFFPRLCHLTIVGQNIKQIEGLECCPLLCELWVVECHLTKISGLENCLQLEKLYLYDNKITEINNLEMQINLQVLWLNNNCITEIQGLTSLQNLEELNLSENEIEKIGQSLDLNVSLQNINLSGNKIRSFKELTMLAHLPNLRELALQDHTSTPNPVCLLCNYATHVLYHMPGLQYLDTYEVSGTKVKEVAEATVMKKMMYYNMRVRTAHRDLAEIKLSLTEKKKILLQIPEESIRTINYTLKNLERDLSNVQVGRKKSTCTKDDGPPHRVEGLTDRDDQTTDLNLDPNMEQKILNKMDALRERLAVWTKRTDEIEALHEKEVAQVENSMDYTVQFLLMGLESVGNIRLEEGCSTDSWFTLCCDLLLSRFSHSDYKAHGITGIKTNRVIRIQNSALRLRFEEKLHALIMGDESGIVAQRRLEYLFYVPDPEKNSEKEEILDVLEGGFKTAKQYEALGREGAIPLSNSLSVIDQPRVEYSLLKAGKGGHRQSIDRSPFRQGQVIISKVYVGNSMPIQEGEPVDRNRYPTVFSVYRNIGAKHRNPVNDERPHSAKAHSGLECSLRQRQWFMFDNELVLPEYVVFFEYIAEDQGKTTQSVCSTERDDTSSNDIILDKDVLNMEPVSKPQPRLLNLSDKILLQVAQANVLSQITILNLHGNRLNKLKDISRLMALRHLTISFNDFTRLDDIGHMLNLEFLDASYNRLETLEGLRGLGKLKQLDVRWNMLTKAREDSAVLREHTPVLLKLDSRHNPWKRPDSVRMTILGRLPTLTHLDDVLVTDEETVEADQLAAESQINQACVLAHSRTNSERPRSLSLLSTAQLLCLLTQETWSLSQELESDWAAKVTVLNLDSQRISKVTNLNNLVNLRWASFNDNDISEVEGLDSCQKLEELSFNNNSISTLSGLSKLHCLNKLSLDGNQLSSLDASVLEQLPNLSFLSVENNYISSLHGIQRVRSLLELYIGNNQISTSRDIYYLKGLSNLIILDLYGNPLVERLENYRIYVVFHLSSLKALDGVAVEGNECKDAKDMFEGRLTVDMVAEKLGLSNPTDLPYLNLQSCSIRRVDLTPAELFCNLRSVNLNHNNLTSFSGLIYLPNVKHLCLNYNQIESILPKRKTRAHLTNRQILHNKVRSSGYGQQGQSKGNRDPGPIGSLEPLMGSLEVLHLSHNGISNMANLQLSRLTNLKALFLQGNEITQVEGLEGLHQLRELVLDKNRIKTFAENSFIAQTVLLELHLTENRIRELNHLDPLIELRKLFLGTNKLQDIKELDKLKGLPSLTELSIVGNAVACNPLHRPAVVLHLSQLQVLDGVTITLEERTRAELRGADAPPCLQYHGAPLSTTEINLPGLLPLMPRNAPLRGLNVSGGLQHIMHGHDILQSNVDEAQPHYTYKHKKHKQSNATRSGQTEITLRQSRRTGNTLPTTGLLPEGNRVGMMYSNQEPDSRFPNGGKPPP, encoded by the exons atgatacagaGCAAGAAACAGAAGCCTCAGAGTGATGAGGAGGTGGTCAAAAAATTG TGTATGGTCAATGGCGTGTCCTATGAAAAAATTGCACACGAAGGGATCAACATTAGCTCCCTGGAGATCTTTTTCTCCGGTTTCCCCCGCATGGTTGGTCTTTCGTTCTTCCCCAGGCTCTGCCATCTTACTATAGTCGGCCAGAATATAAAACAGATTGAAGGACTTGAGTGTTGTCCTCTGCTCTGTGAACTCTGGGTAGTGGAATGCCATCTGACT AAAATATCTGGACTGGAAAATTGTCTTCAACTAGAGAAACTCTACCTGTATGACAATAAAATCACTGAAATAAACAATTTGGAAATGCAGATCAACCTGCAAGTCCTGTGGCTCAACAACAACTGCATAACTGAGATACAG GGCTTGACCAGTCTTCAAAACCTTGAAGAACTAAATCTTTCTGAAAATGAAATTGAAAAGATTG GGCAAAGCCTTGATCTTAATGTCAGTCTTCAGAATATTAATCTATCTGGAAACAAGATCAGATCCTTTAAG GAGCTGACCATGCTCGCCCACTTACCCAATCTGAGAGAGTTAGCACTGCAGGACCACACATCAACCCCAAATCCAGTTTGTCTGCTCTGCAACTATGCCACACATGTTCTTTATCACATGCCAGGTCTCCAGTACCTCGATACCTATGAGGTCTCGGGAACGAAAGTCAAGGAAGTAGCCGAG GCCACtgtaatgaagaaaatgatgtaCTACAACATGCGTGTGCGCACTGCTCATAGGGACCTTGCAGAAATCAAGTTAAGcttgacagagaagaagaaaatactGTTACAGATACCTGAAGAATCCATCAGAACAATCAACTATACCCTGAAAAAT CTTGAACGCGACCTCTCCAATGTGCAAGTTGGCCGTAAGAAGTCCACCTGCACAAAGGATGATGGACCACCTCATCGGGTGGAGGGTTTGACTGACAGAGATGACCAAACCACTGACCTCAATCTTGATCCTAATATGGAACAAAAAATACTCAACAAGATGGATGCTCTGAGGGAGAGACTGGCGGTGTGGACCAAGAGGACTGATGA GATTGAAGCCTTGCATGAAAAGGAAGTAGCTCAGGTCGAAAACAGTATGGATTATACTGTCCAGTTTCTCCTGATGGGGCTAGAAAGTGTTGGAAATATTCGTTTAGAAGAAGGCTGCTCCACAGACTCTTG GTTTACTCTCTGTTGCGACCTTCTTCTTTCCCGCTTCTCTCATTCGGACTACAAGGCTCATGGCATTACTGGTATTAAGACCAATAGAGTCATTCGTATTCAAAACAGTGCTTTGAGGCTTCGATTCGAGGAGAAGCTCCATGCACTGATCATGGGGGATGAATCTGGAATCGTTGCACA ACGACGGCTGGagtacttgttttatgttcctgACCCCGAAAAGAACTCTGAAAAGGAAGAAATTTTGGACGTTTTAGAGGGTGGCTTTAAAACAGCAAAACAGTATGAG GCCTTGGGAAGAGAGGGTGCTATTCCTTTGTCTAATAGCCTGAGTGTGATTGATCAGCCCAGAGTCGAGTATTCACTCCTCAAGGCCGGCAAAGGAGGCCACAGGCAAAGTATAGACAGATCACCCTTCAGACAAG GTCAAGTTATTATTTCCAAAGTGTACGTGGGAAACAGCATGCCTATCCAAGAGGGCGAACCTGTGGACAGGAACCGCTATCCCACTGTCTTTTCTGTGTATCGCAATATAGGCGCTAAACACAGAAATCCAGTGAATGATG AGAGACCTCACTCTGCCAAAGCACACAGTGGACTGGAGTGCAGTCTTCGACAAAGACAGTGGTTTATGTTTGACAATGAGCTCGTCTTGCCGGAGTACGTTGTGTTTTTTGAATACATTGCAGAG GACCAAGGGAAAACTACACAGTCAGTGTGTAGCACAGAAAGAGATGATACTTCTTCCAACGATATTATCTTGGACAAAGATGTCCTCAACATGGAACCTGTGTCGAAACCACAGCCCCGATTGTTGAACTTGAGTGATAAAATCTTGCTTCAGGTTGCTCAGGCCAATGTTCTAAGTCAGATAACA ATACTCAACCTCCatggaaacagactgaacaagCTAAAGGACATTTCTCGTCTAATGGCTCTGAGGCATCTTACCATCAGCTTCAATGACTTCACACGCCTGGATGACATTGGTCACATG CTTAACCTTGAGTTTTTAGATGCAAGCTATAACCGCTTAGAGACTCTAGAGGGGCTGAGAGGGTTGGGAAAGCTCAAACAGCTTGATGTGCGCTGGAACATGTTGACCAAGGCCAGAGAAGATTCGGCTGTTCTGAGAGAGCACACGCCTGTTCTATTAAAGCTTGACTCCCGTCATAATCCCTGGAAAAGG CCAGATTCAGTAAGAATGACCATACTGGGCCGTCTCCCAACCCTAACACACCTCGACGATGTGCTGGTAACAGATGAAGAGACTGTTGAAGCTGATCAACTGGCAGCAGAGTCACAAATTAACCAG GCATGTGTTTTAGCTCACTCGCGTACAAACAGTGAACGTCCCAGAAGTCTCAGTCTGCTGTCAACAGCCCAGCTCCTATGTCTCCTCACTCAGGAAACCTGGAGCCTCAGCCAAGAGCTGGAGTCAGACTGGGCTGCAAAG GTAACAGTCCTGAACCTTGATAGCCAGAGGATTTCTAAGGTGACCAATCTAAATAACCTGGTTAACCTGCGCTGGGCTTCCTTCAATGATAATGACATCTCTGAAGTCGAGGGTCTTGACAGTTGCCAGAAGCTGGAGGAACTTTCCTTCAACAATAACAGCATCAGCACACTTAGTG GCCTTTCTAAGCTGCATTGCCTCAATAAATTGAGTCTAGATGGAAATCAGCTGTCCTCTCTGGATGCTTCAGTCTTAGAGCAACTGCCCAACCTGTCCTTTCTGTCAGTGGAGAACAACTATATCAGTTCCCTTCATGGCATTCAGAGGGTCCGATCCCTCCTTGAACTCTACATCGGCAACAACCAGATTTCCACATCACGAGATATATATTATCTGAAA GGGTTATCAAACCTCATCATTCTGGATTTGTATGGGAATCCATTGGTTGAGCGACTGGAAAACTATCGGATATATGTGGTGTTTCATCTATCCTCCCTGAAAGCTCTGGATGGGGTTGCGGTG GAGGGAAATGAGTGTAAAGATGCAAAGGACATGTTTGAGGGAAGATTAACAGTGGACATGGTAGCTGAGAAGCTGGGTCTCTCTAACCCCACAGACTTACCGTACCTAAACCTGCAGTCCTGCTCAATCAG GAGGGTTGATCTGACTCCAGCTGAACTGTTCTGTAACCTACGCAGTGTCAACTTGAACCACAACAACCTCACCTCCTTCTCAGGCCTCATTTACCTGCCAAATGTTAAA CATCTGTGCTTGAACTACAATCAAATCGAGTCCATCCTGCCGAAACGGAAAACTCGAGCTCAtctgacaaacagacagatactgCACAATAAAGTCCGCTCCAGTGGCTATGGGCAGCAGGGCCAATCCAAAGGCAACAG GGATCCCGGGCCCATTGGGAGTCTGGAACCACTGATGGGGAGCCTGGAGGTGCTGCATTTGAGTCACAATGGCATCTCCAATATGGCCAATCTGCAGCTCAGCAGGCTAACAAATCTTAAGGCACTCTTCCTTCAAG GTAACGAAATCACCCAGGTAGAGGGCCTGGAGGGACTTCATCAGCTAAGGGAGCTTGTGTTAGACAAGAACCGGATCAAAACCTTTGCAGAGAACTCTTTCATAGCCCAGACTGTTCTGTTAGAACTGCACCTAACTGAGAATAGGATCAGGGAGCTCAACCACCTTGATCCTCTGATTGAGCTCCGCAAGCTCTTCCTTGGCACGAACAAGCTGCAG GACATCAAAGAGCTTGATAAACTAAAGGGACTCCCTTCACTGACTGAGCTTTCTATTGTTGGCAATGCT GTGGCTTGCAATCCTCTCCATAGACCAGCAGTGGTGCTCCATCTCTCTCAGTTAC